The Streptomyces sp. DH-12 genome has a window encoding:
- a CDS encoding PEP/pyruvate-binding domain-containing protein — protein sequence MTTSALLPTAVTSDFTPLRVGHKFARLEELRRAGFPVPGFFCLPVDEFDRALEAVGGDLPDDRPDPAAWCAAAARSLESAEPAGALAARVLAEFDERIGAGNLAAVRACVVPDVDGVGEDTADDPFAGMSESFLYVPRTEVLSAVARCWASAFKPEAVQYRLLKGIDPTRARIAVGIQRMALGTRSFVAFTRDPRDGGERCVIAAAHGIGEGVVQEKADIDHFFVDPATGRVRTQAVKKRWMIGPPPQPLQPVPDRLADEPVLTEQQAREVAALAQRVETHFGTPQDIEGTFTPDGAVHLVQARPMVIAPPESPRPVYWGNHNITESYPGISSALTYSQARIFYQKAFTDLYRRMGVRERKIRADGHRLARMIGHLDGRVYYRLNDWQVLHGRLPAFDLVRTEWEQAMGITGAARAPGGRSRLRIVANLPLFLWHAAGHRRASKRFFRWWDQLMTEVYATDRATVEDLIARYHRVWEETGRHWGVTLSNGLYMGLAIRAGKALLQRWAGAGPDLFVGLLCGGRENRSLAAARAAIALAEQASALPELRERLLAPYTEDSDRQLWDDIAAGRHGTELAGAVRAYLERYGDRALHDLKLDEATPRQRPSMLVGVLRPFVRQGTTVAGNRAAEHEQAEQARRQLRRACRNPLRRAVLHALLGVARWGIRMREDARFCRTQLFGITRDVMWRLGAELTAAGVLADPHDVVDLTVEEVVGAFDGTVPGPPLASLAALRRTERERQATAAPHPTLMSVPGDGPLTTALRAAVPVGDSAAEDGSGLLRGLGSSGGRVRGRALVVLDPSVAPDDCRDRILIARETDPGWLPLMIAASGLVVERGTLLSHTAITGRLLGVPTVVAVPKATTRIPDGAWIELDGGEGTVRLLAEPPGADADAHSHAPTAN from the coding sequence GTGACGACCAGTGCGCTGCTTCCGACGGCTGTCACATCCGACTTCACCCCCCTTCGGGTCGGACACAAATTCGCCCGCCTCGAAGAGCTGCGGCGTGCCGGGTTCCCCGTCCCCGGGTTCTTCTGCCTGCCCGTCGACGAGTTCGACCGGGCGCTGGAGGCGGTGGGCGGGGACCTGCCCGACGACCGCCCGGACCCGGCCGCGTGGTGCGCCGCCGCGGCGCGGTCGCTGGAATCGGCGGAGCCGGCCGGTGCGCTGGCCGCACGCGTGCTGGCCGAGTTCGACGAGCGGATCGGCGCGGGGAACCTCGCCGCCGTCCGGGCCTGCGTGGTCCCCGACGTCGACGGCGTGGGCGAGGACACGGCGGACGACCCGTTCGCCGGAATGAGCGAAAGCTTTCTCTACGTGCCGCGTACCGAGGTGCTCTCCGCCGTGGCGCGCTGCTGGGCCTCGGCGTTCAAACCGGAGGCCGTCCAGTACCGGCTGCTCAAGGGCATCGACCCGACCAGGGCCCGGATCGCCGTCGGGATCCAGCGCATGGCCCTCGGCACGCGCTCCTTCGTCGCTTTCACCCGGGACCCGCGCGACGGCGGCGAACGGTGCGTCATCGCGGCGGCGCACGGCATCGGCGAGGGCGTCGTCCAGGAGAAGGCCGACATCGACCACTTCTTCGTCGACCCCGCTACCGGGCGGGTCCGCACCCAGGCGGTGAAGAAACGGTGGATGATCGGCCCGCCGCCACAGCCGCTCCAGCCCGTGCCGGACCGGCTGGCCGACGAACCGGTGCTGACCGAACAGCAGGCGCGTGAGGTCGCGGCCCTCGCCCAGCGGGTCGAGACCCACTTCGGCACGCCGCAGGACATCGAGGGCACGTTCACCCCGGACGGCGCCGTGCACCTGGTGCAGGCCCGGCCGATGGTGATCGCGCCTCCCGAGAGCCCGCGGCCGGTCTACTGGGGAAACCACAACATCACGGAGAGCTACCCGGGCATCTCGAGCGCTCTGACGTACTCCCAGGCCCGGATCTTCTATCAGAAGGCCTTCACGGACCTCTACCGGCGCATGGGGGTGCGGGAGCGGAAGATACGGGCCGACGGCCACCGGCTGGCCAGGATGATCGGCCACCTCGACGGGCGCGTGTACTACCGGCTGAACGACTGGCAGGTCCTGCACGGCAGGCTCCCCGCGTTCGATCTCGTGCGCACCGAGTGGGAACAGGCCATGGGGATCACCGGTGCTGCACGCGCCCCGGGCGGCCGGTCGAGATTGCGGATCGTGGCGAACCTCCCGCTCTTCCTGTGGCACGCGGCGGGCCATCGGCGTGCGTCCAAGCGGTTCTTCCGCTGGTGGGACCAGCTCATGACCGAGGTCTACGCGACCGATCGGGCCACCGTGGAGGACCTGATCGCCCGATACCACCGCGTGTGGGAGGAGACCGGCAGGCACTGGGGCGTCACGCTGTCGAACGGCCTGTACATGGGCCTGGCCATCCGTGCGGGCAAGGCGTTGCTGCAACGCTGGGCCGGCGCGGGCCCCGACCTGTTCGTCGGACTGCTGTGCGGGGGACGGGAGAACCGGTCCTTGGCCGCGGCGCGCGCCGCCATCGCCCTCGCCGAGCAGGCGTCGGCGCTCCCGGAACTGCGCGAGCGGCTGTTGGCCCCGTACACCGAGGACAGCGACCGGCAGCTCTGGGACGACATCGCAGCGGGACGTCACGGCACGGAACTGGCCGGAGCCGTCCGGGCCTACCTGGAGCGCTACGGCGACCGTGCTCTGCACGACCTCAAGCTTGACGAGGCCACGCCCCGTCAGCGGCCTTCGATGCTCGTCGGAGTGCTGCGGCCGTTCGTCCGGCAGGGCACCACGGTCGCCGGTAACCGCGCGGCCGAGCACGAGCAGGCCGAGCAGGCCCGCCGGCAGCTTCGCCGGGCGTGCCGCAACCCGCTGCGACGAGCCGTCCTGCACGCCCTGCTGGGTGTCGCACGGTGGGGTATCCGGATGCGCGAGGACGCCCGGTTCTGCCGGACACAACTGTTCGGGATCACCCGGGACGTGATGTGGCGGCTGGGCGCGGAACTGACCGCGGCGGGTGTGCTGGCCGACCCGCACGACGTCGTCGACCTGACGGTCGAGGAGGTCGTCGGCGCGTTCGACGGCACCGTGCCCGGACCTCCGCTGGCGTCGCTGGCCGCACTGCGCCGGACCGAGCGGGAGCGTCAGGCGACGGCGGCGCCTCACCCGACCCTGATGTCCGTGCCGGGCGACGGGCCGCTGACGACCGCGCTGCGCGCGGCCGTGCCGGTGGGCGACAGCGCTGCTGAAGACGGCTCGGGGCTCCTGCGCGGACTCGGGTCCAGCGGCGGCCGCGTGCGAGGTCGCGCGCTGGTGGTGCTCGACCCGTCCGTCGCTCCCGACGACTGCCGGGACCGGATCCTGATCGCCCGTGAGACCGACCCGGGCTGGCTGCCCCTGATGATCGCGGCCTCGGGGCTGGTCGTCGAACGCGGCACCCTGCTGTCCCACACGGCCATCACCGGCCGGCTGCTCGGCGTGCCCACCGTGGTCGCTGTGCCGAAGGCGACCACCCGCATCCCGGACGGGGCGTGGATCGAACTGGACGGCGGCGAGGGCACCGTCCGCCTCCTGGCCGAACCGCCCGGCGCCGACGCCGACGCCCACTCCCACGCACCCACCGCGAATTGA
- a CDS encoding replication initiation protein, RepL2 codes for MNNDDKHKLLDVLQRTAGMTANQRLVIMLYAMHPTDRAGAVIETGAKLAELVGMSPTVFSRTRRQVIEAGWLEESERLAHISYYRLSSKCTGEDVVVPLRRAT; via the coding sequence GTGAACAACGACGACAAGCACAAACTCCTTGACGTCCTCCAGCGCACCGCCGGCATGACTGCCAACCAGCGCCTGGTCATCATGTTGTACGCCATGCACCCCACCGACCGCGCCGGTGCCGTCATCGAAACCGGTGCCAAGCTCGCCGAACTCGTCGGCATGTCGCCCACCGTCTTCTCCCGGACCCGACGCCAGGTCATCGAAGCCGGATGGCTCGAGGAGTCCGAGCGCCTCGCTCACATCAGCTACTACCGCCTCAGCTCGAAGTGCACCGGCGAAGACGTCGTCGTCCCCCTCCGTCGTGCAACGTGA
- a CDS encoding isoprenylcysteine carboxylmethyltransferase family protein, protein MNTRVLLLAAPRALFLVGLVLPLAGIVRFAGRDAVAVALFVTYLAWLVFETRVTFRHDRGVPAESSTLLPYALARLAVLGGAAFGPMPWLGGSGLLAVPVVVFALGVVGRQAAITTLGRFYSHHVVRRDGHSVVSHGLYRFVRHPAYTGMLLANLGFTAYFLNPFSVVALVLLFGAVVRRILVEERVLWTVPEYPAYATGRARLLPRVW, encoded by the coding sequence ATGAACACCCGGGTTCTGCTGCTGGCCGCCCCGCGTGCGCTGTTCCTGGTCGGCCTGGTCCTTCCGCTGGCCGGGATCGTCAGGTTCGCGGGCCGCGACGCCGTCGCGGTCGCGCTGTTCGTGACGTACCTCGCCTGGCTGGTCTTCGAAACACGCGTGACCTTCCGGCACGACAGAGGCGTGCCGGCCGAGTCGAGCACCCTGCTGCCGTACGCGCTCGCGCGGCTGGCCGTGCTCGGCGGCGCCGCCTTCGGTCCGATGCCCTGGCTCGGCGGGTCCGGTCTGCTCGCCGTCCCGGTGGTGGTCTTCGCCCTCGGAGTCGTCGGCCGGCAGGCCGCGATCACCACCCTGGGGCGGTTCTACTCGCACCACGTCGTGCGGCGGGACGGACACAGCGTGGTGAGCCACGGCCTCTACCGGTTCGTACGGCATCCCGCGTACACCGGGATGCTGTTGGCGAACCTGGGCTTCACCGCGTACTTCCTCAACCCGTTCAGCGTCGTGGCACTGGTCCTGCTGTTCGGCGCGGTCGTCCGGCGCATCCTCGTGGAGGAGCGAGTGCTGTGGACGGTCCCGGAGTACCCGGCCTATGCGACCGGCCGGGCCAGGCTGCTGCCGAGGGTGTGGTGA
- a CDS encoding cytochrome P450, whose amino-acid sequence MKLPFEARPGVALDPGHLKVLRERPLIPVDLPGDHKALLVTRHADVRTVLSDDRFSREAWHNGPLFARRSEALALVTSDAPRHTRRRRAVQSWFTHRQAAAARPGIERLAENLIDGMEKTGSPTDLVAGFTTPLAYGVICDMLGVPADTELFLPWVNAMMSAGRCTKEEVDAAHTHMYAYFEAQLTERREAMSAGTPGDDILTALLQAGELSDVEISTFGLGLMVAGGETTTNFLSCCVMEILARPDLVAALREDPSGTPGAVEECLRWVWFNGTGGQPHVVVEEADLAGVRLCPGQVVVPSTDAANRDPSVFESADEFRTDRVANPQLGFGYGRHMCLGAAHARVEAEVAIAALLRRFADLRVAVEADRLAWRDGMFIRGVWSLPVAWGPR is encoded by the coding sequence ATGAAACTCCCGTTCGAAGCGCGGCCCGGGGTCGCGCTCGATCCCGGCCATCTCAAGGTGCTGCGCGAGAGGCCGCTCATCCCGGTGGACCTGCCGGGCGACCACAAGGCGCTGCTCGTGACCCGCCACGCCGACGTGCGCACCGTGCTGTCGGACGACCGCTTCAGCCGTGAGGCGTGGCACAACGGACCCCTCTTCGCCCGACGCAGCGAGGCGCTGGCGCTGGTGACCAGCGACGCCCCGAGACACACCCGTCGGCGCAGGGCAGTGCAGAGCTGGTTCACCCACCGGCAGGCCGCGGCCGCGCGACCCGGGATCGAACGGCTGGCGGAGAACCTGATCGACGGCATGGAGAAGACCGGATCACCCACCGACCTGGTGGCCGGGTTCACCACGCCGCTCGCCTACGGCGTGATCTGCGACATGCTCGGGGTCCCGGCGGACACGGAGCTGTTCCTGCCCTGGGTCAACGCGATGATGTCGGCCGGGAGGTGCACGAAGGAGGAGGTGGACGCCGCTCACACCCACATGTACGCCTACTTCGAGGCACAGCTCACCGAGCGGCGCGAGGCCATGTCCGCCGGCACTCCGGGGGACGACATCCTCACGGCACTGCTTCAGGCCGGTGAGCTCTCCGACGTGGAGATCTCCACCTTCGGGCTGGGCCTGATGGTGGCCGGAGGGGAGACGACGACCAACTTCCTCTCCTGCTGCGTCATGGAGATCCTCGCCCGGCCGGACCTGGTCGCCGCACTGCGTGAGGACCCCTCCGGGACACCTGGTGCGGTGGAGGAGTGCCTGCGCTGGGTGTGGTTCAACGGTACCGGCGGACAGCCGCACGTGGTCGTCGAGGAGGCCGATCTCGCTGGTGTCCGGTTGTGTCCCGGGCAGGTGGTGGTCCCGTCGACCGATGCCGCTAACCGGGACCCTTCGGTGTTCGAGAGCGCTGATGAGTTCCGTACGGACCGTGTGGCCAACCCGCAGCTGGGTTTCGGATACGGCCGGCACATGTGTCTGGGCGCCGCGCATGCCCGTGTCGAGGCGGAGGTCGCCATCGCTGCGCTGCTCCGGCGGTTCGCGGACCTGAGAGTCGCTGTCGAGGCGGACCGGCTCGCCTGGCGGGACGGAATGTTCATCCGCGGGGTCTGGTCGCTTCCCGTGGCCTGGGGCCCGCGGTGA
- a CDS encoding nucleotidyltransferase domain-containing protein yields the protein MTTTDSVLSWAVPDMRFSPEQIAAAEGVVAGRLGGPERVRLAVLGGSFAVGLGHGTSDVDLYVVGEGLPDSEVVIEYGPVPVHVNPVPAERVRALLELACEYRVTGADRAQIGMEVKALNALIRIVTGVPLHVGPEWREPFGAFSFDVVRQINLVRNGNISSAMAEDAYGALKCGDLLTAATASALALEYACEAVLAAAGDVYFGPKFHYRRLARTATTAPWLDHVWRLNHRVLHPDSGADEQTVRAVTEQRLWAAGTLMAHGVVEGWDKPLAELPEPSVPQGDGARRSAYFTPLRFTDGWALVGPDEGYRVSEAVVRLWRALDGRPLSRLAPQDVPADITDVEAAVASLAAYGAVRGSAAAGTPDPQIIRPEPEFSCHPKVAAP from the coding sequence ATGACCACCACCGACTCCGTGCTGTCCTGGGCCGTGCCGGACATGCGGTTCTCGCCCGAGCAGATCGCCGCGGCCGAAGGGGTCGTCGCCGGCCGGCTCGGCGGCCCGGAACGGGTCCGGCTGGCGGTGCTCGGCGGCAGCTTCGCCGTCGGCCTCGGGCACGGCACCTCCGACGTCGACCTCTACGTGGTCGGTGAGGGCCTGCCCGACAGCGAGGTCGTGATCGAGTACGGCCCGGTGCCCGTGCACGTCAACCCGGTGCCCGCTGAGCGCGTGCGCGCCCTGCTCGAGCTGGCCTGCGAGTACCGGGTCACCGGCGCCGACCGCGCGCAGATCGGGATGGAGGTGAAAGCCCTCAACGCGCTGATCCGGATCGTCACCGGCGTGCCGCTGCACGTGGGGCCGGAGTGGCGCGAACCGTTCGGAGCCTTCAGTTTCGACGTCGTGCGTCAGATCAACCTGGTGCGTAACGGCAACATCTCCTCGGCCATGGCGGAGGACGCGTACGGGGCCCTGAAGTGCGGCGACCTGCTGACGGCCGCGACCGCGTCGGCCCTGGCGCTTGAGTACGCCTGCGAGGCGGTACTGGCCGCCGCGGGCGATGTGTACTTCGGTCCGAAGTTCCACTACCGGCGGCTGGCCCGCACCGCGACGACCGCGCCGTGGCTGGACCATGTCTGGCGGCTCAACCACCGCGTCCTGCACCCGGACTCCGGCGCGGACGAGCAGACGGTCAGAGCCGTGACCGAGCAGCGCCTGTGGGCCGCCGGGACGCTGATGGCCCACGGTGTCGTCGAGGGCTGGGACAAGCCGCTGGCAGAGTTGCCGGAGCCGTCCGTGCCGCAGGGCGACGGTGCGCGACGCTCGGCCTATTTCACCCCGCTGCGCTTCACCGACGGCTGGGCGCTGGTCGGCCCCGACGAGGGTTACCGGGTCTCCGAAGCCGTGGTCCGGCTCTGGCGGGCCCTTGACGGGCGTCCGTTGTCCCGGCTCGCGCCCCAGGACGTGCCCGCGGACATCACGGACGTCGAGGCGGCGGTGGCGAGCCTGGCCGCGTACGGGGCGGTGCGGGGGTCTGCGGCCGCGGGCACACCCGATCCGCAGATCATCAGGCCGGAACCGGAGTTCAGCTGTCACCCGAAGGTGGCCGCCCCGTGA
- a CDS encoding MarR family transcriptional regulator produces MGAVRRLVDADTGEAIPYAPYAFSGEHIQVDKARIKAITESKEFTPSQKYMVLWWIGVSPQGMAPLRATGADIAKKVGMTADAVGKINRNLLKRRILIERGRIGNYRLYRISPYIAFHGTGIEQREAIKTCNPPDIPGFDNSIPTRWEAQ; encoded by the coding sequence TTGGGGGCAGTACGCAGATTGGTCGATGCCGACACCGGCGAGGCCATCCCATACGCGCCTTACGCCTTCTCGGGCGAGCACATCCAAGTGGACAAGGCCCGGATCAAAGCGATCACAGAGAGCAAAGAGTTCACCCCCAGCCAGAAGTACATGGTGCTGTGGTGGATCGGAGTCTCCCCACAAGGCATGGCGCCCCTCCGGGCGACCGGCGCAGACATCGCCAAAAAGGTCGGGATGACCGCCGACGCCGTCGGCAAGATCAACCGAAATCTCCTCAAACGGCGCATCCTGATTGAGCGTGGACGTATCGGCAACTACAGGCTGTACCGCATCAGCCCGTACATTGCTTTCCACGGAACAGGGATCGAACAGCGAGAAGCGATCAAAACGTGCAATCCGCCAGACATCCCCGGCTTCGACAACTCGATCCCAACGCGGTGGGAGGCCCAGTGA
- a CDS encoding nuclear transport factor 2 family protein yields MDAWIAAFESGWRGRDPEGIAALFTEDAWYRQGPFSEPHVGREAIREHWTGTLRRQRDPDIWFAEPVVAGDRVALEWWCVLHDPDTGAARTAAGCLFLSFAPDGRCRGLHEYWHARPDGACEPHATWPRRPTRKES; encoded by the coding sequence GTGGATGCCTGGATCGCGGCGTTCGAGTCCGGCTGGCGCGGCCGCGACCCGGAGGGGATCGCCGCGCTGTTCACCGAGGACGCCTGGTACCGGCAAGGCCCCTTCAGCGAGCCGCACGTGGGCCGGGAGGCGATACGCGAGCACTGGACCGGGACGCTCCGACGCCAGCGCGACCCGGACATCTGGTTCGCTGAACCGGTCGTGGCCGGTGACCGCGTCGCGTTGGAGTGGTGGTGCGTGCTGCACGACCCGGACACCGGCGCGGCCCGTACGGCAGCAGGGTGTCTGTTCCTCTCCTTCGCCCCGGACGGCCGGTGCCGGGGACTGCACGAGTACTGGCACGCCCGGCCGGACGGGGCGTGCGAGCCGCACGCCACGTGGCCGCGCCGGCCCACGCGAAAGGAATCCTGA
- a CDS encoding ParB/RepB/Spo0J family partition protein produces the protein MSKADQLGAGRFGGGVRSVSARRQAVAAATGVPTEGVAPPAELPVHRISLNPDNPRSALGDLTDLAGSLKTHGQKQAITVMNRDAYVKANPDREADLEPDTTHVVIDGSSRLAAAREAALPTIKVMVSDDQGTTSEELLESALVANIHRQDLQELDEARALQRLLAIHGSQRALAKRLHRSQGWVSQRLALLNLTPELQARIGEEPIDLLRAVGNKPADQQEAALRELKAEKARKEEKSRIPSNTGTQPTTGTAASPEDDHDGDYDVITDPVSDTAPREHEAAEPATAPEEPAVAGHRTAPEPAAVEHEPPATETGKDTPSVPVQATATTTAVDMGEQPKRFPYEDGVYAAQHLIHKMPPEEFDKMLDLLIKHRDSRTVRTG, from the coding sequence GTGAGCAAGGCCGATCAGCTCGGTGCCGGCCGATTCGGCGGGGGAGTCCGCTCCGTCAGCGCGCGCCGTCAGGCCGTCGCCGCCGCAACCGGCGTACCCACCGAAGGCGTTGCGCCACCGGCAGAACTCCCCGTCCACCGCATCAGCCTCAACCCGGACAACCCCCGCTCCGCACTCGGAGACCTCACCGACCTTGCGGGCAGCCTGAAAACCCACGGTCAGAAGCAGGCGATCACGGTCATGAACCGCGACGCCTACGTCAAAGCCAACCCGGACCGTGAAGCCGACCTCGAACCGGACACCACCCACGTCGTCATCGACGGCAGCAGTCGCCTCGCTGCCGCACGCGAAGCCGCCCTCCCCACCATCAAGGTGATGGTCAGTGACGACCAGGGCACCACCTCCGAGGAGCTCCTCGAGTCCGCCCTCGTCGCCAACATCCACCGCCAAGACCTCCAAGAGCTCGACGAGGCCCGCGCCCTCCAACGCCTCCTGGCCATCCATGGAAGCCAGAGAGCCCTCGCCAAGCGCCTTCACCGCTCCCAGGGCTGGGTGTCCCAGCGCCTCGCCCTGCTCAACCTCACTCCCGAGCTGCAAGCGCGCATCGGCGAGGAACCCATCGACCTGCTGCGGGCTGTCGGCAACAAACCCGCGGACCAGCAGGAAGCAGCTCTGCGGGAACTGAAAGCGGAGAAAGCCCGCAAGGAAGAGAAATCACGGATCCCGTCGAACACCGGGACACAACCGACGACCGGCACGGCCGCAAGCCCAGAGGACGACCACGACGGTGATTACGACGTAATCACCGATCCCGTGAGCGACACAGCACCGCGCGAGCACGAAGCGGCGGAACCAGCCACGGCACCGGAGGAACCAGCCGTGGCAGGGCATCGCACGGCCCCCGAGCCGGCAGCCGTGGAGCACGAGCCGCCCGCCACGGAAACAGGGAAGGACACGCCCTCCGTTCCGGTGCAGGCCACCGCCACTACGACGGCGGTCGACATGGGGGAGCAGCCGAAGCGGTTCCCCTACGAGGACGGCGTGTACGCGGCGCAGCACCTGATCCACAAGATGCCGCCCGAGGAGTTCGACAAAATGCTGGACCTGCTCATCAAGCACAGGGACAGCCGGACCGTCCGCACCGGCTGA
- a CDS encoding AfsA-related hotdog domain-containing protein encodes MTAVLSETPNRLTELVVDLTDTFFFDHALDHIPGMLLFNALLDAAWQSEADSAEAAGVSPPGLAGRLRADVRFTKICELDLPTTLGVAAGGDSWRAAATQSDHVVCTADFDFVHAAPQVYSLGQIVGTEPAVADLVHRHRDANILVGRTHRDADGLCQALLLSAPAGHPLHSTDPDYRTPVEIVEAARQFVISLEHTEYGIAIDTQMLWLSVVMDIPLRIPRSVPITLRHTHREGEGRRATCGMTLVEAVTGAELGTLTFSLCNLSPSRYAQMRGAS; translated from the coding sequence ATGACCGCAGTGTTGAGCGAGACGCCGAATCGGCTCACCGAACTCGTGGTCGACCTGACGGACACCTTCTTCTTCGACCATGCGCTTGACCACATTCCGGGGATGCTGCTGTTCAATGCCCTGCTTGACGCGGCGTGGCAGTCCGAGGCCGACAGTGCCGAGGCTGCCGGAGTCTCACCGCCCGGTCTCGCCGGACGGCTTCGTGCGGACGTCCGGTTCACCAAGATCTGCGAGCTCGACCTGCCCACCACCCTCGGGGTCGCGGCCGGGGGAGACAGCTGGCGGGCCGCCGCCACGCAGAGCGACCACGTGGTCTGCACAGCCGACTTCGACTTCGTCCACGCTGCCCCGCAGGTCTACTCGCTCGGCCAGATCGTCGGCACCGAACCGGCGGTCGCCGACCTCGTCCACCGGCACCGCGACGCGAACATCCTGGTGGGCCGCACCCACCGGGACGCGGACGGTCTGTGCCAGGCCCTCCTGCTGTCCGCACCGGCCGGCCACCCGCTGCACTCGACCGACCCCGACTACCGCACGCCCGTCGAGATCGTCGAGGCCGCCCGGCAGTTCGTGATCTCGCTGGAGCACACGGAGTACGGCATCGCGATCGACACCCAGATGCTGTGGCTGTCGGTGGTCATGGACATCCCGCTGCGCATCCCGCGCAGCGTCCCGATCACCCTCCGCCACACCCACCGGGAGGGCGAGGGACGGCGGGCGACGTGCGGGATGACGCTGGTCGAAGCAGTCACCGGGGCCGAACTCGGCACCCTGACCTTCAGCTTGTGCAACCTGTCCCCGTCCCGCTACGCCCAAATGCGAGGCGCGTCATGA
- a CDS encoding thymidylate kinase, whose amino-acid sequence MIVAIVGADGAGKTTVTRAVAEALGGSATVADRWDIIDNPEYPFADFIKPDERRVRTCAVRMAPKSRVMFLLWAAVASVTDRQSPPDPAEVLLLDGYWMKHAAGEIAYGMEPPWVEAVGAGLPPADIVVYLRSDPETAWERMGERAVPYECGLDMSCSKESFLSHQQKIHEVLDTWADRFGWTVVDAHGAFPVVVDTVLEHVRAHEHEKAAA is encoded by the coding sequence GTGATCGTCGCGATAGTCGGCGCCGACGGCGCCGGGAAGACGACGGTGACCCGCGCCGTTGCGGAGGCGCTGGGCGGATCCGCCACCGTCGCCGACCGCTGGGACATCATCGACAACCCCGAGTATCCGTTCGCCGACTTCATCAAGCCCGACGAACGCCGTGTCCGTACCTGCGCGGTCCGGATGGCACCGAAGTCCCGTGTGATGTTCCTCCTGTGGGCGGCCGTGGCATCCGTCACGGACCGCCAGTCCCCCCCGGACCCCGCGGAGGTGCTGCTGCTCGACGGCTACTGGATGAAACACGCCGCCGGGGAGATCGCGTACGGGATGGAACCGCCGTGGGTGGAGGCGGTGGGCGCGGGGCTGCCGCCCGCCGACATCGTCGTGTATCTGCGCTCGGACCCCGAGACGGCCTGGGAGCGCATGGGCGAGCGCGCGGTGCCCTACGAGTGCGGCCTGGACATGAGCTGCTCGAAAGAGAGCTTCCTGAGCCACCAGCAGAAGATCCACGAGGTCCTGGACACCTGGGCGGACCGGTTCGGCTGGACGGTGGTCGACGCCCACGGGGCCTTCCCCGTGGTCGTCGACACGGTCCTGGAACACGTGCGCGCGCATGAGCACGAGAAGGCGGCAGCGTGA